A genome region from bacterium includes the following:
- a CDS encoding four helix bundle protein — MSGAKTFEDLIVWQKAHQFVLTVYRFSDSFPSKEIYSLTSQMRRAAISVAANIAEGFKKRSKADKARFMNIAQGSLEESRYYIILAQDLGYGNTTNLKAQHEEVSKLLHAYSTSILNSINSIH, encoded by the coding sequence ATGAGCGGGGCGAAAACGTTCGAAGATTTGATAGTATGGCAAAAAGCCCATCAATTTGTTTTAACAGTTTACCGCTTTTCTGATTCGTTTCCGTCAAAAGAAATTTATTCTCTTACTTCTCAAATGAGACGAGCCGCAATTTCGGTGGCAGCCAATATCGCTGAAGGTTTTAAAAAAAGATCAAAAGCCGATAAAGCAAGATTTATGAATATTGCCCAAGGTTCTCTTGAAGAAAGTCGCTATTACATTATACTAGCACAGGATTTAGGCTACGGCAATACAACGAATCTAAAAGCTCAGCATGAGGAAGTCAGTAAACTTTTACACGCTTATTCAACTTCAATTTTAAACTCGATTAATTCCATACACTGA
- the mazG gene encoding nucleoside triphosphate pyrophosphohydrolase: MFETETVKIDDDELTSAIREHFGRLYNIMRELRSKCPWDREQTHDSLRQYLLEEVYEVLETLDAKHYAELRKEMGDLLLQILFHSRIASEENMFSLLDVIRSLNDKLVRRHPHVFGDVEAHTTDKVLQNWEQIKLKESDRKSVLDGVPKVMPALVRAYRMQEKASRVGFDWGDIKDVWPKVFEELKELQDAAKTMKQEEIEDELGDVLFSIVNISRFLSVNPEDALRGTIEKFNRRFRYVEQKFSELNRNMKEATLEEMDVFWNEAKRSENRIQNAGGQG; the protein is encoded by the coding sequence TGCCATTCGGGAACATTTTGGGCGTCTTTATAATATTATGCGGGAATTGCGTTCCAAATGTCCGTGGGATCGCGAGCAAACGCACGATTCGCTGCGACAGTATCTTCTCGAAGAAGTCTATGAAGTTCTTGAAACGCTCGACGCCAAGCATTATGCAGAATTACGAAAAGAAATGGGTGACCTTTTACTCCAAATTCTTTTTCATTCCCGTATCGCGTCGGAAGAGAATATGTTTAGCTTGTTGGATGTCATTCGGAGTCTGAATGACAAGCTTGTTCGCCGTCATCCGCATGTTTTCGGCGACGTCGAAGCGCATACTACTGACAAAGTTTTACAAAATTGGGAGCAAATAAAACTCAAAGAATCCGATCGGAAGTCAGTGCTCGATGGCGTACCTAAAGTCATGCCGGCGTTGGTACGTGCTTACAGAATGCAGGAAAAAGCTTCCCGCGTCGGTTTTGATTGGGGCGATATCAAAGACGTGTGGCCGAAAGTATTTGAAGAACTCAAGGAACTTCAGGATGCGGCTAAAACGATGAAACAAGAAGAAATCGAAGATGAGTTGGGTGATGTTTTATTTTCGATTGTGAATATTTCCCGCTTTTTATCAGTCAATCCCGAAGATGCTTTACGCGGTACGATTGAAAAATTCAACCGACGTTTTCGTTACGTCGAACAAAAATTTTCAGAACTAAACCGAAATATGAAAGAAGCGACTTTGGAAGAGATGGATGTGTTTTGGAACGAAGCGAAACGATCAGAAAACAGAATTCAGAATGCAGGAGGACAAGGTTAA